Genomic segment of Prochlorococcus marinus CUG1433:
CTAGGTAATGGTAATAATCCTAGGAGATCTGTTAGTGATGCTACTGCTCAAGCAATAGATAAAGAGGTTAGAGATTTAGTTGATGATGCGCATGAAACTGCACTTAATATTTTGAGGAATAATTTACCTCTTCTGGAATCTATTTCTCAAAAAATTCTCCAAGAAGAAGTAATTGAAGGTGAAGATTTAAAGAAATTACTTTCAGAAACTAAAATGCCTGCATAGTACAATTTAATATTCATTAAAAATTTTTATGCTTATACCTAACAAGCTTGCTAGAACTAATTTTTTATCAAGCTTGGATTTATCAACTGAAGAAGTTAACTATATACTTGAACTCGCTGAAAATTTTAAAAATAGAGATTTGAGTATTAAATATAAGGATAAAGTCTTAGGGTTAATTTTTGATAAGTCCTCAACTCGAACGAGAGTTAGTTTTGAAGTCGCAATGTCAAGGCTTGGGGGAACCACTATTGATCTAAATCCGACTACTTCACAAATAGGAAGAGGTGAGCCAATAAAAGACACTGCCAGAGTTTTAAGTAAATATTGTGATGTTATTGCTATTAGAACTTTCAAACACGCAGACTTAGAGGAGTACGAAAAGTGGTCTTCAAAACCAGTAATTAATGCGCTCACAGACTTAGAACATCCGTGCCAAGCTTTAGCTGATTTTTTAACGATTAAAGAGGAATTCTATGATTTTAAAAATGTAGTTTTAGCATTTATTGGTGATGGAAATAACGTGGCAAACTCACTTATTTTATGCGGGGCCTTATTAGGAGTAGAAGTAAGAATTGCATGTCCTCATGGATATGAACCTGATATCTCTGTGGTCAAAAAAGCAAATGAAATATATAAAAATAAAAATTTACTGAAAATCACTAATGACCCATATGCCGCAGTTATCGGAGCGAATGTTCTTTATACAGATGTGTGGTCCTCTATGGGGGAAGAAAATCAAAAGGAAGTGAAAGATAAAGACTTTAATGGATTCACAATTGATAGTAATCTAGTTAAAAATGCTGATAAGGATGCAATAATTCTTCATTGCCTTCCAGCATATAGATCTAAAGAGATTTCAGATGAAGTAATGGAAAGCAAGAAAAGTAGGATTTTCAATCAAGCAGAAAATAGATTATTTGTTCAGCAAGCTCTTTTAGCAGCTATTCTTTCTTAAAATTAACTTAAAGTGCCTACGACATTAAGTTGATCTATGCAAAAATATTAATACTTTTTGATTATCATAATTCAATATCTAAAAGAATAAACTTGTTTAATTAGTTTTTCTACCGTAAACATCTTGTAACCTTATAATATCATCTTCTCCAAGGTAAGAGCCGCTTTGAACCTCAATTATAACTAAAAGAGATTCTCCTGGATTAGATAATCTATGCTTAGATCCTATTGGCACAAAACAGCTTTGATTCTCTCTTAAGGTGATTACTTTATCATTAATTTCCACCTTGGCAATTCCCTCTACAACAACCCAATGTTCAGCTCTTTTTTTATGAAGTTGAAGGGACAAAGATGCCCCAGGGTTCACCTCTATACGCTTTATCTTCCAATTTTTAGCACTACAAACGTTAAGAAAGTTACCCCAAGGTCTAAAAGTTTTACTGTTATGCTCACTTTCTTTTCTATTTCTTAATTTCAATTCATCGACTAATAATTTAATATCATCTGAATGTTCTTTCTTTGTTACAAGTAAAGCATCATCAGTTTCTACTATTATTAAGTCATTAATTCCAAATCCAATAGTTAGGCGACTATAACTACTAATAAGATTATTTTTAGAAGATAATTGAATGCTATCTCCAATCAATACGTTACCATTTGGATCTTTTTTTGATTGTTCCCAAAAAGATTTCCAACCCCCAATATCACTCCATTTTGCGTTGAGAGGCAAAACGAAACCTAAATCTGTTTTCTCCATTAAAGCTTTATCAAAGGAAATATTAGGACACTTTTTAAATGAATTTTCTTCCAATCTTGTAAAATCTAAGTCATTTATTTTTTTTCTGAGTGCTTCTCTGCAATTAAAAATTATATCTGGAGAATATTTTTCAAGCTCATTTACTATTGTACTTGCTCTACTTATGAATATCCCGCTATTCCAGCTGTAAAGATCATCTTGATAAATATTTTCAGCTAAAGTTTTATTGGGTTTTTCTAAAAATTTTTCAATTTTTAAAGGAAATATTTCTTTTTCGCTTTTAGACTTTTTAGACTTTATATAACCATAAGCAGTAGAAGGCGAATGAGGGTTTACACCAAAAGTTAATATTTTTTTATCTAAATTTAGATCATTTACCCTCGTTATTGTTTTAAGAAATTCTTCATTATCCTTGATTTGATGGTCTGAAGGAAGAATTAATAAAATTGGATCATCACCATTTTTCATTGATTCTAATGCGGCTATAGCAATAGCTGGAGCGGTATTCCTACTCAATGGTTCCAAGATTATTGATTTTGGTTTGATTTCAATTTTTCTTATTTGCTCAGCGGTTATAAATCTATGTTCTTGGTTACAAATAATTATTGGATTTTCTAAATACTTTAACTTTTTTATTCTGTTTAAAGTGTTTTGTAGAAATGAAAAATCATCATTTATATCAATTGATAAATATTGCTTTGGAAAGCTTTTTCTGGATAAAGGCCATAACCTTGATCCACTGCCTCCGCATAAAATTACTGGTAAGATAGGTATTTTTTTATTCAAATTTTTAATTTTAAACTAAAAATATCTTAATTAGTATTTAATATCAATTTTGTTTTTCCAAATATTAAATAAAATTTAGAATTTCTAATTTATAGGAAATCATTGCATCTTCCGGGGTTTCTAGGTACAAATGTATTAGAGTACAAATGTTTTAGTTGAAGGATTATGAGTGTTGATCTAACCCAAGCCCAAAGTGAATTATTTGAGTGGATAAAAAAATATATGAGAGAGTTTAAACATAGTCCCTCTATTAGGCAAATGATGAAGGCGATGGATTTAAAATCTCCTGCCCCAATTCAAAGTCGCCTTAAGCACTTGCAAGAAAAAGGATATATCTCTTGGCAAGAGGGTAGAGCCAGAACACTTCAATTAATTGATGAAATATCTAACGATATCCCTGTTTTAGGAGCGGTTGCTGCAGGAGGATTAATCGAATCATTTTCTGATGTTGATGAAAGTTTGGATATGTCCGAAGTTTTAGATAAAGATGGCGTTTTTGCTTTAACTGTTAATGGAGATTCTATGGTTGATGCATTTATTGCAGACGGTGATATGGTTCTCATGGAGCCAGTTAAAGAATTATCTTATTTAAGAAATGGCACTATTGTAAGTGCAATGGTTCCAGGCTCAGGAACAACTCTAAAGTATTTTTATAAAAAGAATAATAAAATTGTTTTAGAGGCAGCTAATTCAAATTATGAACCAATTACTCTTGATATAGATCAAGTCACTATTCAAGGGAAACTATTAGCTGTTTGGAGAAAAGTATAATTTTTATATTGTAGAGAAATTGTCATGAAGTATTCTAAAATTTCTTATGAATTTTTTATATAAGAAAAAAATTTATAAGAAATTTTTTAAGCTTTTACCTTGATCAGAAAGATCATTTAATGAGCTATCTATATTTTTTATTACTTGTGTGAGACCATTTGTAAGAGATATTTTTGGAGTCCAACCAATTGATTTGATTCTTGAAATTTCTAAATTTTTTTTATAAGTTCCATCAGGTTTATCATGATCCCAAATAATATCTCCATTATAGTTTGTAATTAAACATATCTTTTTTGCTAGATCTTTTATTGAGATTTCTTCTCCTGATCCTACATTCAAATAATATAGTTTTTTGTTATTAATATCTCTGGGTGCATTATTAAAATCAGGGTTCCATTTCTCTAAAGCCTGTATACATGCTTCTGCTAAATCATCAACGTGTAAAAATTCTCTAAGAGGTTTTCCAGTTCCCCAACATTTTACATATTTATGGCCAAATTTTTTTGCGAGAATAATTTTTTTTACTAATGATGCAATAACATGACTACTCTCTGAATCATAGTTATCGCCAGGACCATAAAGGTTTGTAGGCATTAGTGATATGGCGTCAAAATTATTTTGTAACCTAATTGCTTGGCACAATTTTATTCCAGCTATTTTGGCAATTGCGTAAGATTCATTTGTAATTTCTAGTGGAGCGGATAAAAGTTCTTCTTCTTTTATAGGAACGGTTGAATTTTTTGGATAAATGCAACTGCTACCTAAAAATAATAATCTTTTGGCTTTGTTTAACCAAGCTGCTTCTATTAAATTTTGTTCAATTCTAAGATTCTCCGAAATAAAATCAAATGGATACTTATAGTTAGCATAAATACCTCCAACTCTCGCTGCGGCGATAATAACAACATTAGGTCTATGTTTCTTGAACCATGAATTCACACTATCCCAGCAACAGAGATCAAGTTCCTTTTTTGTTTGAACATATAATTTACCTCCTTCATTTATATTTCCATAACCTTTTTTGTGAAGTGCCCTTACTATCGCGCTTCCTACCATCCCTAAATGTCCAGCGACAAAAAAACTATCCTGCTTCGTAATAAGGTTTTGAAGCATTATTCTTTGGGTTGTGTAAAATTAAATCCTTTTTTTATTAAAAATGATTCTTTTTTTGCGATTTCCATATCACTATTAATCATATCAGTAACTAATTCTTCTAAAGTTGTTTTGGGCGCCCAGCCAAGTTTTTTATTAGCTTTTGTTGAATCTCCTATCAATGAATTAACTTCACAAGGCCTGAAATATTTTTTATCTATCTTAATTACAGTCTGTTTATTATCGGCTCTTTTACCAACTTCATCTAAACCGCTACCTTCCCAAATAATACCCCCCCAGCCAAGTTCTTTTGCTGCCAACTCGATAAATTTCCTTACGCTTATTTGTCTTCCTGTTGCTATTACAAAGTCTTCAGGTGACTTATGTTGAAGTATCTTCCATTGAATCTCTACATAATCTTTTGCGTGTCCCCAATCCCTTACAGCATCAATATTTCCTAGATATAAGTACTTTTCTAAACCCTGATCGATTTGAGTTAAACCCCTAGTGATTTTTCTAGTTACAAAAGTTTCCCCCCTTCTTGGGCTTTCATGATTAAAAAGAATTCCATTGCATGCAAACATGCCATAAGCTTCTCTGTAGTTAATAGTAATCCAATAAGAATAAAGCTTTGCAACGGCATAAGGACTTCTAGGATAGAAAGGTGTATTTTCAGTTTGGGGAGTTTCCTGAACTAACCCATATAATTCTGAGGTGCTAGCTTGATAAAATTTTGCCTTATCAATCATTTTTAAATTTCTTATTGCTTCTAATATTCTTAAAGTTCCAAGTGCATCACTATTAGCCGTATATTCTGGAGTCTCAAAACTAACCGCTACATGACTTTGAGCTCCTAAATTATATATCTCATCAGGCTTTACTTCTTGAATGATGTTTATAAGATTTAAGCTATCAGTAAGATCTCCATAATGCAGAAAAAAATTCGGGTCCTCAGAATGGGGATCTTGATATAAATGGTCAATTCGTTCAGTATTAAATGAACTTGCTCTTCTTTTTATTCCATGAACTTCATAATTTTTTTTAAGAAGAAATTCTGCCAGATAACTTCCATCTTGACCTGTGATCCCTGTTATTAATGCTATCTTTTTCATGAAAAAAACTTAAATAAACAAATTAAAAGGTTTAAAATATAATCTACATTTATGAATAGTAATCATGTCCACAATTTCAATCTCATTCATTCATATACATATTACTGTAAATAATGAAAAATTTATTAAGGGATAATTCATTAGAAAATTTTACAAATAACTTTATTAAATTTTCTTTATGTTCATAATTAAATATAATTAACAAATATTCAACAGTATATCCACAATAAAAAGTCACTTATTTAAAAAATAATAATATTATGAAAATTATTGATTGTACTTTAAGGGATGGTGGCTATCATACAAAATGGAATTTTGATAAAGATTTTTTAGATTCCTATTTTAATCTTTTAAAATTAAATCCATATTTAGAATCAGAAATTGGATATAAAAGGCATTCTTTGTCAGTAGATGATTCAAGTTTGGGTAAATTGGCATTCTGCAATTCAAGTTTTTTAAATTATTTAGAGAAATTTAATTTGAAAAATAAATTGTGGATAATGATAGATGTTAAAGAATTAAAGGAATTAGGTTTAAGTTCATCAGACTATCTTGATAATTTATCAATCTTCAAAGACTCTTTGATGCCTCTCAAGTCTATTAGGCTAGCGGTAAGTTTAGAAAATTTGACTTACGCCATTTCTCTATCTAAAGAATTAATAAAAAGAAATTACGAAGTTGCTATCAACATAATGAATATTTTTAACAGAGATATTAATGATATAAAATTGGGCTTAAAGCAAATTCAGAATTTATCAATATCAAGAATCTATTTTGCTGATTCAGAGGGAATTGGAACCCCTTTTAAACTTACAAATTTAATAACAAATATTCAACCTCTTCTGAATGAAGAAATTGATTTGGGATTTCATGCTCATAATAACAATGGCATGGCAATTGCTTGGTGTTTAGAGCCCATAGCGAAAAATATATCAGCCTGTGATGGTTCATTTCTTGGATTTGGAAGGGGAGCGGGCAATGCATCCACAGAATCTTTAATTGCTTTTTTTAAAGAATTAACCCCTTTACAATGTTCTCGCATTATGGACTTTATAGAAAAATTTATAAAGCCTCTTCAAAATAAATATAATTGGGGCTCAAAACTTGAAACTATAATAGGTTCAAAATTTAAATTAAACCAAACACAACTTATTAATTTCTTAGAACCTCAACAATTTACTAATCTTGAAAAAGTATCTGCTATCTATAAATATGATTCTTTTAGAAATAAAATCATTAAAGAAGAAAAATCTTTTTTATCAGTTAAAAACAATATTGAAAATCAGACAGTTTTAATTATTGCTCCTGGTAAAACTATGCAAGATAGGAGTTTTTCTGATTCAGTACTTACTTATATTAGAGAATTTAAACCTGTAGTTATTGAGATAAATGTAGTTAATTGTCTTGACAATTTTGAACCAAGGATAACTTGTGTAAATTCTATTGAGAGATTATGTCAGATATTATCTAGAGAGAGGATAGAACCAAACTTCTTCCTAACATCAAAAAAAAGAATTAAATCGTTAATAATAGAAAACAAAGAGAAATCTAAAGTTGATTTTTTTGATATGAATTTATTTAACAATAGATTTGATGACGAACAATTATCTCATTCTGTTTGTGTTGCTTTAGGTTATTCAGAAATTAAAAAAGCTAAAAATATTATTATCGCAGGTGTTGATGGAGAGGAATCTTTGGCCTCAAGATTCTCTTTGGTTCAAAGAGCTATTGATAATATTTCTAAAAATGTACCACTCTATAGCTTCACTCCTACAAGACATACTGTTCCTTTGAAATTAATACATTCTATTATCTAATGACTAAGATTATTATTCCTGCAAGAATAAAATCAACGCGTTTGCCAGAAAAGGTATTGAGAGATGTAGAGGGAC
This window contains:
- the lexA gene encoding repressor LexA, with amino-acid sequence MSVDLTQAQSELFEWIKKYMREFKHSPSIRQMMKAMDLKSPAPIQSRLKHLQEKGYISWQEGRARTLQLIDEISNDIPVLGAVAAGGLIESFSDVDESLDMSEVLDKDGVFALTVNGDSMVDAFIADGDMVLMEPVKELSYLRNGTIVSAMVPGSGTTLKYFYKKNNKIVLEAANSNYEPITLDIDQVTIQGKLLAVWRKV
- the gmd gene encoding GDP-mannose 4,6-dehydratase, with translation MKKIALITGITGQDGSYLAEFLLKKNYEVHGIKRRASSFNTERIDHLYQDPHSEDPNFFLHYGDLTDSLNLINIIQEVKPDEIYNLGAQSHVAVSFETPEYTANSDALGTLRILEAIRNLKMIDKAKFYQASTSELYGLVQETPQTENTPFYPRSPYAVAKLYSYWITINYREAYGMFACNGILFNHESPRRGETFVTRKITRGLTQIDQGLEKYLYLGNIDAVRDWGHAKDYVEIQWKILQHKSPEDFVIATGRQISVRKFIELAAKELGWGGIIWEGSGLDEVGKRADNKQTVIKIDKKYFRPCEVNSLIGDSTKANKKLGWAPKTTLEELVTDMINSDMEIAKKESFLIKKGFNFTQPKE
- a CDS encoding mannose-1-phosphate guanylyltransferase/mannose-6-phosphate isomerase, whose product is MNKKIPILPVILCGGSGSRLWPLSRKSFPKQYLSIDINDDFSFLQNTLNRIKKLKYLENPIIICNQEHRFITAEQIRKIEIKPKSIILEPLSRNTAPAIAIAALESMKNGDDPILLILPSDHQIKDNEEFLKTITRVNDLNLDKKILTFGVNPHSPSTAYGYIKSKKSKSEKEIFPLKIEKFLEKPNKTLAENIYQDDLYSWNSGIFISRASTIVNELEKYSPDIIFNCREALRKKINDLDFTRLEENSFKKCPNISFDKALMEKTDLGFVLPLNAKWSDIGGWKSFWEQSKKDPNGNVLIGDSIQLSSKNNLISSYSRLTIGFGINDLIIVETDDALLVTKKEHSDDIKLLVDELKLRNRKESEHNSKTFRPWGNFLNVCSAKNWKIKRIEVNPGASLSLQLHKKRAEHWVVVEGIAKVEINDKVITLRENQSCFVPIGSKHRLSNPGESLLVIIEVQSGSYLGEDDIIRLQDVYGRKTN
- a CDS encoding GDP-L-fucose synthase, coding for MLQNLITKQDSFFVAGHLGMVGSAIVRALHKKGYGNINEGGKLYVQTKKELDLCCWDSVNSWFKKHRPNVVIIAAARVGGIYANYKYPFDFISENLRIEQNLIEAAWLNKAKRLLFLGSSCIYPKNSTVPIKEEELLSAPLEITNESYAIAKIAGIKLCQAIRLQNNFDAISLMPTNLYGPGDNYDSESSHVIASLVKKIILAKKFGHKYVKCWGTGKPLREFLHVDDLAEACIQALEKWNPDFNNAPRDINNKKLYYLNVGSGEEISIKDLAKKICLITNYNGDIIWDHDKPDGTYKKNLEISRIKSIGWTPKISLTNGLTQVIKNIDSSLNDLSDQGKSLKNFL
- the argF gene encoding ornithine carbamoyltransferase, which codes for MLIPNKLARTNFLSSLDLSTEEVNYILELAENFKNRDLSIKYKDKVLGLIFDKSSTRTRVSFEVAMSRLGGTTIDLNPTTSQIGRGEPIKDTARVLSKYCDVIAIRTFKHADLEEYEKWSSKPVINALTDLEHPCQALADFLTIKEEFYDFKNVVLAFIGDGNNVANSLILCGALLGVEVRIACPHGYEPDISVVKKANEIYKNKNLLKITNDPYAAVIGANVLYTDVWSSMGEENQKEVKDKDFNGFTIDSNLVKNADKDAIILHCLPAYRSKEISDEVMESKKSRIFNQAENRLFVQQALLAAILS